A single window of Sphingobium sp. SCG-1 DNA harbors:
- a CDS encoding PRC-barrel domain-containing protein, whose protein sequence is MNWDYVANWSEWVAPIATMIAAIMTAVNLGSRVTGWGFVVFLIGSIHWTLLGVATGQKSLLAANGFLCIINAVGIWRWLGVRARLDDGAQAAERKSEALPAPTLLSLSNIEGRSITAADGALIGHIRGGMVERDSGRISYVVVANGGLGGVSETLHTVPWDELKPSDEGFTVPAKCEDILRREPLDPADWPARVQAA, encoded by the coding sequence TTGAACTGGGATTATGTCGCGAACTGGTCGGAATGGGTGGCTCCCATCGCGACGATGATTGCCGCCATCATGACAGCAGTCAATTTGGGTTCCAGAGTGACAGGCTGGGGGTTCGTAGTGTTTCTCATCGGCTCTATTCATTGGACTTTGCTGGGCGTGGCCACCGGGCAGAAGTCGCTCCTCGCGGCTAACGGGTTCCTTTGCATTATCAATGCGGTCGGCATCTGGCGCTGGCTTGGCGTGCGCGCGCGGCTCGATGACGGCGCGCAGGCGGCGGAGCGCAAGAGCGAGGCGCTTCCTGCTCCCACTTTGCTAAGCCTGTCCAATATCGAAGGGCGGAGCATCACGGCGGCGGATGGTGCGCTGATCGGCCACATCCGCGGCGGCATGGTGGAACGTGACAGTGGCCGGATCTCCTATGTGGTTGTGGCAAACGGCGGCCTGGGCGGGGTAAGCGAGACGCTGCATACCGTCCCGTGGGACGAACTTAAGCCGTCAGACGAAGGATTTACCGTCCCCGCCAAGTGCGAAGACATTCTGCGGCGGGAACCTCTCGACCCGGCGGACTGGCCTGCGCGTGTGCAGGCAGCTTGA
- a CDS encoding hemerythrin domain-containing protein produces the protein MRNAIFLQWKGSAMRSHSTLLAPKTKHSTLASFSKTVAMTVGAAAIANIGRKLAVQSPTTLAGDWFDGLVAEHRMVMKVFDALEATESSSTAKRQLFLTQITHALSKHAFEEENVIYTALRNAGRVEDADKLNNDHGYVKQYLADLNAMKKDDPDFLPKVTAFRRHLESHIREEEDELFPALRSHLDAAANSALTRKMNVQGLLLA, from the coding sequence TTGCGAAACGCCATCTTCCTGCAATGGAAAGGCTCAGCTATGCGCTCTCACTCAACTCTTCTCGCGCCCAAGACAAAGCATTCGACGCTCGCGAGCTTCAGCAAAACGGTTGCAATGACCGTGGGCGCTGCCGCGATCGCCAACATCGGCCGCAAGCTGGCGGTCCAGTCACCCACCACTTTAGCTGGAGATTGGTTTGACGGTCTGGTGGCAGAACACCGCATGGTGATGAAGGTTTTTGATGCATTGGAAGCGACGGAGAGCAGTTCAACCGCAAAACGCCAGTTGTTTCTTACGCAGATCACACACGCGTTGAGCAAACATGCGTTCGAGGAGGAAAATGTGATCTACACCGCGCTCCGCAACGCGGGTCGTGTGGAGGACGCCGACAAGCTCAACAATGACCATGGCTATGTGAAACAGTATCTGGCCGACCTGAACGCAATGAAGAAGGACGATCCGGACTTCCTGCCGAAGGTCACAGCGTTCCGACGCCACTTGGAGAGCCATATCCGCGAGGAAGAAGACGAGCTGTTTCCGGCGCTACGTTCCCATCTTGATGCTGCTGCCAATAGCGCACTCACGCGCAAGATGAATGTTCAGGGTCTGCTGCTGGCCTGA
- a CDS encoding SRPBCC family protein has product MSDVQDDAPLALAKDRENRSTAAVGAGGREDDSVVIRTVTINKPREELYSFWRDFSNLPTFMDNVQRIDVLSDNRSHWVVKAPAGKTVEWDARLTEDVPGQVLAWEAAEDADVPNSGRVEFRDAQGGRGTIVQATIAYDPPAGIVGKIVAKLFQREPAIQARRDLRRFKQLMETGEISTAARTRAQRAKEEE; this is encoded by the coding sequence ATGTCTGATGTGCAAGACGACGCCCCATTGGCGCTCGCCAAGGATCGGGAAAATCGTTCGACTGCCGCTGTCGGTGCCGGAGGCAGGGAGGATGACTCAGTCGTCATTCGAACCGTCACCATCAACAAACCGCGCGAGGAACTATACTCATTTTGGCGCGACTTTTCGAACCTGCCCACGTTCATGGATAATGTTCAGCGCATAGACGTGCTCTCGGACAACCGCAGCCACTGGGTCGTTAAGGCACCCGCAGGCAAGACCGTGGAGTGGGATGCGCGCCTGACGGAGGATGTGCCGGGTCAAGTGCTTGCCTGGGAGGCAGCGGAAGACGCCGACGTACCCAATAGCGGGCGCGTGGAGTTTCGGGACGCACAGGGCGGTCGCGGTACCATCGTACAAGCCACCATTGCCTATGATCCGCCCGCGGGCATTGTCGGCAAAATCGTCGCCAAGCTGTTCCAGCGCGAGCCCGCCATTCAGGCGCGCCGCGACCTTCGCCGGTTCAAGCAACTGATGGAAACTGGCGAAATCTCGACCGCAGCCAGAACCCGCGCCCAACGCGCGAAAGAAGAGGAGTAA
- a CDS encoding sensor histidine kinase — protein MADDSRGDSRLLSLILESATDFAIFTLDDDAKATSWNIGSERLLGYSSEEMIGQNSDVIFTPEDRAKDAPEWEREQARQHGRVKDERWHMRRDGTRFWGSGLLMPLKDRPDQYVKILRDFTAQHNAEQQLRESREQFRILATSIPQLVFRTRPDGNRTWGSPQWTSFTGLDDMESRGLGWLYAVHPDDRDETQARWREAVSKGEYYCEHRVLRVADGTYRWHQTRAKPVDHGEPATSEWVGTSTDIHDLRIAQDTQALLMAELQHRTRNLLAVVQAVAQQIRRSAQTVEEFSEQFSIRLRALSRVQGILARSDHHTAALSSVIEAELAAYVSEEDMQRRIRIHGPDVTLDAGATQTLALALHELTTNAVKHGALSRDEGTLEIMWMEEEDSNAPSLSLLWAERGVPISGPPTRSGYGMELVQRALPYQLGAKTIVDFEPDGLRCTIRVPFNRLLRAK, from the coding sequence ATGGCGGACGACTCGCGAGGAGACAGCCGTCTGCTCAGCCTCATATTGGAAAGTGCGACGGACTTCGCGATCTTCACGCTCGACGATGACGCCAAGGCGACAAGCTGGAATATAGGATCGGAGCGCCTTCTCGGCTATTCCAGCGAGGAGATGATCGGGCAGAACTCGGACGTCATCTTTACGCCTGAAGACCGCGCAAAAGACGCGCCGGAATGGGAGCGCGAACAAGCCCGGCAACATGGGCGTGTCAAGGATGAACGATGGCACATGCGCCGCGACGGCACCCGGTTCTGGGGATCGGGCCTGCTGATGCCGCTGAAGGACAGGCCCGACCAATATGTGAAGATCCTGCGCGACTTCACAGCCCAGCATAATGCAGAGCAGCAGTTGCGTGAAAGCCGGGAGCAGTTCCGCATTCTCGCGACCAGCATCCCACAACTTGTCTTTCGTACCCGGCCCGACGGAAACCGAACATGGGGCAGTCCGCAGTGGACCAGCTTCACCGGGCTGGACGACATGGAAAGCCGCGGCCTGGGTTGGCTGTACGCAGTGCATCCCGATGATCGCGACGAAACCCAGGCGCGTTGGCGCGAAGCCGTGAGCAAAGGCGAATATTATTGCGAGCATCGCGTCCTGCGTGTCGCTGACGGCACTTACCGCTGGCACCAGACTCGCGCAAAACCGGTCGATCATGGGGAGCCTGCCACGAGTGAATGGGTCGGCACGTCGACGGATATCCACGACCTGCGGATTGCGCAGGATACGCAGGCATTGCTGATGGCCGAATTGCAACATCGAACGCGCAACTTGCTCGCGGTCGTGCAGGCCGTTGCCCAGCAGATCCGGCGATCGGCTCAGACCGTGGAGGAATTCAGCGAGCAATTCTCCATCCGGTTGCGCGCACTCAGTCGCGTGCAGGGTATATTGGCGCGCAGCGACCACCACACTGCGGCCCTATCGAGCGTCATCGAAGCAGAATTGGCGGCCTATGTATCGGAGGAGGACATGCAGCGCCGCATCCGCATCCATGGGCCGGATGTAACGCTGGACGCAGGCGCTACGCAGACACTGGCGCTTGCGCTGCACGAATTGACGACCAACGCCGTCAAACATGGCGCACTCAGCAGAGACGAAGGCACGCTGGAGATCATGTGGATGGAGGAAGAGGATTCCAACGCGCCTTCGCTGTCGTTGCTTTGGGCTGAGCGCGGCGTGCCGATAAGTGGACCGCCCACCCGATCGGGATATGGCATGGAACTGGTGCAGCGCGCCCTGCCCTATCAACTCGGCGCAAAAACTATCGTTGATTTTGAACCGGATGGGCTGCGCTGCACTATACGTGTACCGTTCAATCGTCTGTTGAGAGCAAAATGA
- a CDS encoding response regulator, translated as MIRTNGKPLEGLQILVVEDEYLIAMDMDVTLTGLGAQVVGPAPSIETALIAIANDRQLDVAVMDINLGEERSYPVAEVLAERGVPVIFVTGYDDLVVPDPFASFPRLNKPFNPNALKALILESVDD; from the coding sequence ATGATCCGTACAAATGGAAAGCCGCTAGAAGGACTCCAGATCCTGGTGGTCGAGGATGAGTATCTGATCGCCATGGACATGGACGTGACGTTGACAGGACTGGGCGCGCAGGTCGTCGGCCCTGCCCCTTCTATCGAAACGGCGCTTATCGCCATCGCAAACGACCGGCAACTCGACGTGGCCGTCATGGACATCAACTTGGGCGAAGAGAGATCCTACCCAGTCGCGGAGGTGCTGGCGGAGCGCGGCGTGCCGGTGATTTTCGTCACCGGCTACGATGATCTGGTGGTTCCAGATCCTTTCGCGTCGTTTCCGCGCCTGAACAAGCCCTTCAACCCCAACGCATTGAAGGCGCTCATCCTGGAAAGCGTCGATGATTAG
- a CDS encoding DUF4142 domain-containing protein — MNVSKYLYCSAALLMSVSVPSLVAAQPAATSATPTKATGATGYLAMAGASDKYEIQSSELALGKSKSTAVKQFAQMMIDNHNKTTQTLVKAASSAGITPPPPQLMPAQTKMIEQLQGLSGTQFDAAYVKQQRQAHDMALALHRNYSKEGDVPALRTAAAGAVPIVEQHRQHLSHMK; from the coding sequence ATGAACGTTTCCAAATACTTATATTGTTCGGCTGCGCTTTTGATGAGCGTGAGCGTTCCATCGCTCGTCGCGGCACAACCTGCTGCGACATCGGCCACGCCCACCAAGGCTACGGGCGCAACCGGCTATCTGGCGATGGCAGGGGCAAGCGACAAATATGAAATTCAGTCTTCCGAACTGGCGTTGGGAAAGTCGAAAAGCACGGCCGTCAAGCAGTTCGCGCAGATGATGATCGACAATCACAACAAGACGACGCAGACGTTGGTGAAAGCGGCATCCTCTGCCGGCATTACTCCCCCTCCGCCGCAGCTGATGCCCGCACAAACGAAGATGATCGAGCAATTACAGGGCTTGTCCGGCACGCAGTTCGATGCAGCCTATGTCAAGCAGCAGCGTCAGGCCCATGACATGGCTCTCGCTCTGCACCGCAATTATTCCAAAGAAGGCGATGTACCTGCCCTTCGCACTGCTGCCGCCGGAGCCGTTCCGATCGTCGAGCAGCATCGTCAGCACCTAAGTCACATGAAATAA
- a CDS encoding sensor histidine kinase: MSNSPEGAVASMSIGHAIVRSNPWTFESADSQTRQLFDLPEGEITGLPLFIPDYAAPHSDTPSTIDVMVAGATDEDQAIRAKLLPLDRTSGLYSAVFFHPAGSDRYPRVATTPQQDVQHRISNCLAVVRSIFRRTAQASPDTDTLVSHFLGRLDAFSRIQSNLVLYDTYGVALDELILDEFMAHAMRTGDRLSVEGPSVRLRTRSAETISLAIHELATNSVKFGALGTENGRISVTWRREYDARRRPFLFLEWRESGVILHDNAPEHRGFGTDMIENSMAFELGASATVRFPPDGLRLQITVPITDELLHSEIEDAEEIRANP; the protein is encoded by the coding sequence ATGAGCAATAGTCCGGAGGGTGCCGTTGCATCGATGAGCATCGGGCATGCCATTGTACGCAGTAACCCCTGGACATTCGAAAGCGCTGATAGTCAGACGCGCCAGCTCTTCGATCTGCCGGAAGGTGAAATAACCGGGCTTCCGCTATTCATTCCGGACTATGCGGCACCGCACAGCGACACGCCCAGCACCATCGATGTCATGGTGGCCGGCGCGACCGACGAAGATCAAGCGATACGTGCAAAGCTCCTGCCGCTCGACCGGACCAGCGGCTTGTACAGCGCTGTGTTCTTCCATCCCGCCGGGAGTGACCGCTATCCAAGGGTCGCGACAACCCCGCAGCAGGATGTGCAACACCGCATCAGCAATTGCCTTGCAGTGGTCCGCTCCATCTTCCGCAGAACGGCGCAGGCCAGCCCGGATACGGATACACTTGTGAGCCATTTCCTCGGACGACTGGACGCCTTCTCGCGCATCCAGTCGAATCTGGTTCTTTACGATACCTACGGCGTCGCGCTGGACGAACTGATCCTCGATGAATTCATGGCACATGCGATGCGTACAGGTGACCGACTGTCTGTCGAAGGTCCTTCGGTTCGGCTACGGACGCGGTCGGCCGAAACGATAAGTCTGGCGATCCATGAGCTTGCCACGAACTCCGTGAAGTTCGGCGCCTTGGGAACGGAGAACGGCCGCATAAGCGTAACGTGGCGGCGCGAATATGACGCCCGGCGCAGGCCGTTCCTTTTTCTGGAATGGCGGGAAAGCGGCGTGATTTTGCATGACAACGCACCGGAGCATCGTGGCTTTGGCACTGACATGATCGAAAACAGCATGGCTTTCGAACTTGGCGCCTCGGCCACCGTCCGCTTCCCACCGGACGGTCTCAGACTCCAAATAACGGTTCCGATTACAGATGAACTGCTCCATTCGGAAATAGAGGATGCAGAGGAAATTAGGGCAAATCCCTGA
- a CDS encoding zinc-dependent alcohol dehydrogenase, translating to MRALTWHGKHDVRVETVDDPEIINPRDAIIKITSTAICGSDLHLYDGYIPTMQKGDILGHEFMGEVVETGAKSTLQKGQRVVVPFTISCGSCYHCGKQQYSACDNSNPADNQDIGREMYGHPMAGLFGYSHLTGGYAGGQAEYVRVPYSDVGPIVIPDGLHDDKVLFLSDILPTGWMAAENAEIEPGDTVAVWGCGPVGLFAVQSAFLMGAERVIAIDHFPRRLELARRFGAETINFKESKTYEALMEMTGGIGPDAVIDSVGLEAHGLFLDNVLDQVKASTFLGTDRIHAIRQAIIACRKGGRVSMPAVYGGFVDKFPLGALMEKGLTLKTGQTHVQRYMPALLNAIQEDKIDTTFLISHHLPLEQAAEGYKMFHDHQNEVTKIVLKPGMTAN from the coding sequence ATGCGCGCACTGACATGGCACGGCAAGCACGACGTTCGCGTGGAAACGGTGGACGATCCCGAAATCATCAACCCACGCGATGCGATCATCAAGATCACCTCAACTGCAATCTGCGGATCGGACCTGCATCTATACGATGGCTACATTCCGACGATGCAGAAGGGGGACATCCTGGGCCATGAATTCATGGGCGAAGTGGTGGAAACCGGCGCCAAAAGCACGCTCCAGAAAGGGCAGCGGGTCGTGGTGCCGTTCACCATCTCCTGCGGTTCCTGCTATCATTGCGGGAAGCAGCAATATTCCGCCTGCGACAACAGCAACCCTGCCGACAATCAGGATATTGGCCGCGAAATGTACGGGCATCCAATGGCAGGGCTGTTCGGCTATAGCCACCTGACAGGCGGTTATGCGGGCGGGCAGGCAGAATATGTGCGCGTGCCTTATTCCGATGTCGGACCCATCGTGATCCCCGACGGGCTGCACGATGACAAGGTGCTGTTCCTGTCCGACATATTGCCGACCGGCTGGATGGCGGCGGAAAATGCCGAGATAGAGCCGGGCGATACGGTCGCCGTATGGGGCTGCGGTCCTGTCGGGTTGTTTGCCGTTCAATCCGCTTTCCTGATGGGTGCGGAACGCGTCATCGCCATCGACCATTTTCCGCGCAGGCTGGAGCTGGCGCGCCGGTTCGGTGCGGAGACCATCAACTTCAAGGAAAGCAAAACCTACGAAGCGTTGATGGAAATGACGGGAGGGATCGGCCCCGACGCCGTGATCGATTCCGTGGGACTTGAGGCGCATGGCCTGTTCCTCGACAATGTGCTGGATCAGGTTAAGGCATCGACCTTCCTTGGCACCGATCGCATCCACGCGATCCGTCAGGCGATCATTGCCTGCCGCAAGGGCGGCCGCGTCTCCATGCCGGCCGTCTATGGCGGGTTCGTCGACAAATTCCCCTTGGGCGCGCTGATGGAGAAAGGCCTGACGCTGAAAACCGGGCAGACGCATGTGCAGCGCTATATGCCAGCGCTCCTCAACGCGATCCAGGAGGACAAGATCGACACGACCTTCCTCATCAGCCACCATCTGCCGCTGGAGCAGGCTGCGGAGGGCTATAAGATGTTCCACGATCATCAGAATGAGGTCACGAAGATCGTGCTCAAGCCGGGCATGACAGCCAACTGA
- a CDS encoding Crp/Fnr family transcriptional regulator produces the protein MTFSAPAQKLAAYASLSATEVGVMGALSEGRLQSYSRGRDIVLQGQSLKTMFIIVEGWAMRYKTLADGRRQILSFLVAGDVCDPYCFLLHKADHSIGTITDVTTVTVDRGTMEDIVLAHPGLAKAMWVNALVTASIQREWCVSIGQRTAFERLSHLFCEMYSRLEVVGLAQEGRCAFPVNQYDLADATGMTAVHVNRVLQELRNRGLIQLQRPDLFIPDLIRLQTVALFDPLYLHPKPRESDAREAMHEQ, from the coding sequence ATGACGTTTTCCGCTCCCGCCCAGAAACTGGCTGCCTATGCGTCGCTGTCCGCGACGGAAGTCGGTGTGATGGGCGCGCTGTCGGAAGGACGACTACAATCCTATTCCAGAGGACGGGACATCGTATTGCAGGGCCAGTCCCTGAAAACGATGTTCATAATCGTCGAGGGATGGGCCATGCGCTACAAGACCCTGGCGGACGGTCGACGCCAGATCCTGTCCTTCCTCGTCGCGGGGGACGTTTGCGACCCCTATTGCTTCCTGCTTCACAAAGCGGATCACAGCATCGGCACCATAACCGACGTCACCACCGTGACAGTGGACCGCGGGACCATGGAGGACATCGTCCTTGCCCACCCGGGACTTGCCAAGGCGATGTGGGTGAACGCCCTCGTCACAGCGTCTATCCAGCGGGAATGGTGCGTCAGCATCGGCCAACGCACTGCGTTCGAACGGCTTAGTCACTTGTTTTGCGAGATGTATTCGCGACTGGAGGTTGTCGGGCTTGCACAGGAGGGCCGATGCGCTTTTCCGGTCAATCAATATGACCTGGCGGATGCGACCGGCATGACCGCGGTGCACGTTAACCGCGTTCTTCAGGAATTGCGTAACCGTGGCTTGATACAGCTTCAGCGCCCCGACCTGTTCATACCGGACCTTATCCGGCTGCAAACAGTTGCCCTCTTTGATCCGCTGTATCTTCATCCCAAGCCCCGAGAGTCTGACGCAAGGGAGGCCATGCATGAGCAATAG
- a CDS encoding Crp/Fnr family transcriptional regulator — protein sequence MLRPHQYLAREAEAQSSIHLIVEGWACRYKLLPDGRRQITQIFLPGDLCEPGWCWSPVASQHVATITNVRTIRYSCRALKERAAADPLVESMLWSGMMSLADARSEWLINLGRKTALEKLSHLFCELFYRMKSVSLTTANQCAMPLTQVDMADIAGLTPVHVNRTLQEMRQFGLIDLKAKWLIIPNIATLREAGLFYDHYLRPHPVDAQHAAAN from the coding sequence ATGCTCCGACCTCATCAATATCTTGCCCGAGAGGCCGAAGCGCAATCGAGCATCCATTTGATCGTCGAAGGGTGGGCGTGCCGCTACAAGCTGCTGCCCGACGGGCGCAGGCAGATCACGCAGATCTTTCTTCCGGGCGACCTTTGCGAACCAGGCTGGTGCTGGTCGCCGGTGGCAAGCCAGCACGTGGCGACCATCACCAACGTCCGTACGATCCGCTATTCCTGCCGCGCATTGAAAGAACGCGCCGCTGCCGACCCACTGGTTGAATCGATGCTGTGGTCGGGGATGATGAGCCTTGCCGATGCTCGATCCGAATGGCTCATCAATCTGGGTCGGAAGACGGCGCTCGAAAAGCTCAGCCATCTGTTCTGCGAGCTATTCTACCGTATGAAATCCGTGTCGCTGACCACGGCGAACCAGTGCGCCATGCCGCTGACGCAAGTGGATATGGCGGACATTGCGGGCCTGACCCCGGTGCACGTAAACCGCACCTTGCAGGAAATGCGGCAGTTCGGCCTCATCGATTTGAAAGCGAAGTGGCTCATCATCCCGAACATCGCGACCTTACGGGAGGCGGGGTTGTTCTACGATCATTACCTGCGGCCGCATCCGGTCGACGCGCAGCACGCTGCCGCCAACTGA